From the genome of Vibrio navarrensis, one region includes:
- a CDS encoding ATP-dependent zinc protease family protein gives MKNCKLILPLLLCGGLSACVTAPEENQVENKPEVNKEQTVEQATKQPEPIETEQPVIELKAKKTSDGKLILGEKEWVYVPGLEEAFRSRVDTGATTSSISAVDIVDFERDGKDWVKFKIEHDGIHSKEIALPVERWVKIRQSSAEGTQLRPVVLAWIQIGDLKEKTEFTLTDRTHLSYPMLLGRSFFKDVAVVDVSRKYVQDKPQSK, from the coding sequence ATGAAGAATTGTAAACTTATTTTACCCTTACTACTTTGCGGCGGTCTGAGCGCGTGTGTTACAGCCCCTGAAGAGAATCAGGTCGAAAATAAGCCAGAAGTCAACAAAGAACAAACCGTCGAACAGGCAACGAAACAGCCTGAACCTATCGAAACGGAACAACCCGTTATTGAGTTAAAGGCGAAAAAAACCTCAGATGGTAAGCTGATTCTCGGTGAAAAAGAGTGGGTTTATGTGCCTGGGTTAGAAGAAGCATTTCGTTCACGTGTTGATACTGGAGCAACCACTTCATCCATTAGCGCCGTTGATATCGTCGATTTTGAGCGTGACGGCAAAGATTGGGTCAAGTTCAAAATCGAACATGACGGTATTCATAGTAAAGAGATTGCTCTGCCTGTGGAGCGCTGGGTTAAAATTCGTCAATCTAGTGCAGAAGGAACGCAGCTCCGTCCGGTCGTTTTAGCTTGGATCCAAATCGGCGATCTCAAAGAGAAGACCGAGTTTACCTTAACAGACAGAACGCATCTTAGTTACCCAATGCTACTCGGGCGCAGCTTCTTCAAAGATGTGGCCGTTGTTGATGTCTCACGTAAATATGTTCAGGATAAACCGCAAAGCAAATGA
- a CDS encoding YgiW/YdeI family stress tolerance OB fold protein → MNKAFFTTAAVMTLVSSIAVAKDYQHNTGIQFNGPVEISKVADLLQETGMFSEKHVVVEGKFIKQLNNDTFIFSDGSAEVQVELDDKVHLTTPINETTQLRLFGEYEGGKIPEIEVDQIVIL, encoded by the coding sequence ATGAATAAAGCATTTTTTACCACAGCAGCAGTTATGACCTTAGTATCCAGCATCGCGGTCGCCAAAGATTACCAGCACAATACTGGCATTCAGTTCAACGGCCCAGTTGAAATCAGTAAGGTGGCAGATTTACTCCAAGAAACCGGTATGTTTAGCGAAAAGCATGTGGTGGTGGAAGGTAAGTTCATCAAGCAGTTAAATAACGACACGTTTATTTTTTCAGATGGCAGTGCGGAGGTCCAAGTCGAGCTCGATGACAAGGTGCATTTAACTACACCGATCAATGAAACCACGCAGCTAAGATTGTTTGGCGAGTATGAAGGTGGCAAAATACCAGAAATCGAGGTGGATCAAATCGTTATACTCTAA
- a CDS encoding cobyric acid synthase encodes MKSTITTLMVQGTTSDAGKSILVAGLCRVLARKGVKVSPFKPQNMALNSAVTKEGGEIGRAQAVQAMACNIEPSVHMNPVLIKPNSDTGAQIILQGKAITNMDAYGFHNYKRVAMDTVLDSFSKLKEEYQAIMIEGAGSPAEINLRENDIANMGFAEAADVPVIIVADIDRGGVFAHLYGTLALLSPSEQERVKGFVINRFRGDIKLLESGLDWLEEKTGKPVIGVLPYLHGLNLEAEDAITSQQELGQQIKLKVAVPVFTRISNHTDFDVLRLNPDIDLRYVGKGERLDRADLIILPGSKSVRDDLVYLREQGWDRDILRHLRLGGKVLGICGGYQMLGESIADPMGVEGEPGGSAGLGLLNVDTILTDDKCLTNTKGQLSLDGNSVTVSGYEIHVGRTNVRETQPIVLENGQAEGALSACGQVMGSYLHGLFDSEPALALICQWANGSKIEARNFTQLKEEAINRIADAIETHLDLSKLDL; translated from the coding sequence ATGAAATCGACAATAACGACCCTTATGGTTCAAGGCACTACATCGGATGCGGGAAAGAGCATCCTCGTGGCAGGACTATGCCGCGTCCTTGCACGCAAAGGGGTAAAAGTTAGCCCTTTCAAACCACAAAATATGGCATTAAATAGCGCGGTGACCAAAGAGGGCGGAGAAATTGGTCGAGCGCAGGCGGTTCAAGCGATGGCATGTAACATTGAGCCAAGCGTGCACATGAATCCTGTCTTGATTAAACCCAATAGCGATACCGGGGCACAGATTATTTTGCAGGGTAAAGCCATCACTAACATGGATGCCTACGGATTTCATAACTACAAAAGAGTGGCGATGGACACCGTATTGGACTCTTTTTCGAAGCTAAAAGAAGAATATCAAGCGATTATGATCGAGGGGGCGGGCAGTCCGGCAGAAATCAACCTAAGAGAAAATGACATCGCCAATATGGGCTTTGCTGAGGCGGCGGACGTGCCGGTTATTATTGTTGCTGACATTGACCGAGGTGGCGTGTTTGCTCATCTCTACGGTACTTTGGCTTTGCTTTCTCCGTCTGAACAAGAGCGGGTAAAAGGCTTTGTGATTAACCGATTTAGAGGGGATATTAAGCTATTGGAATCAGGCCTTGACTGGCTGGAAGAAAAAACTGGCAAACCTGTTATCGGCGTTTTGCCCTATTTGCATGGCCTAAACCTTGAAGCAGAAGATGCGATAACCTCGCAGCAGGAGCTTGGCCAGCAAATCAAGTTGAAAGTGGCGGTCCCTGTGTTTACTCGAATCAGCAACCACACTGACTTTGACGTCCTGCGCCTCAACCCTGACATTGATTTGAGATACGTTGGTAAAGGCGAAAGGTTAGATAGGGCTGATTTGATTATTCTGCCCGGCTCAAAGTCAGTTCGCGACGATCTGGTTTATCTGCGTGAGCAAGGCTGGGACAGAGACATTCTACGACATCTGCGTCTAGGCGGAAAAGTATTAGGCATCTGCGGGGGTTATCAGATGCTCGGCGAATCGATTGCCGATCCTATGGGCGTAGAAGGTGAACCGGGGGGCAGTGCTGGCCTAGGATTGCTCAATGTAGATACAATTCTCACTGACGACAAATGTTTGACTAACACCAAAGGACAATTATCTCTTGACGGTAATTCGGTTACAGTGAGCGGCTATGAAATCCATGTTGGACGCACGAACGTCCGTGAAACACAACCCATTGTATTGGAAAACGGGCAAGCTGAGGGCGCTTTGAGCGCTTGTGGCCAAGTGATGGGCAGTTATCTGCACGGTCTATTCGATAGTGAGCCCGCATTAGCCTTGATTTGCCAGTGGGCAAATGGTTCAAAAATCGAAGCGCGTAATTTTACACAGTTAAAAGAAGAGGCGATCAATCGTATTGCCGACGCCATCGAAACTCATCTCGATCTCAGCAAACTGGATCTATAA
- the modA gene encoding molybdate ABC transporter substrate-binding protein yields the protein MKKWLSLMVALLASSGASGQEEVRVYAASSLTNAISAIIESYPAPEGVKITPVYGGSSSLARQLANGAPGDIFISANTKWMDYLSQEQRISRDDVTNLLGNQLVVITHKDNDVTLDLHSAEQWQQLLRDERLAMGDANSVPAGMYARQMFENLHLWSQIEKRVAPSKNVRLALALVERREALLGVVYQTDALLSEKIKVVNTPDPALYEPIIYPAGLLSDSKQANAFYQFLFDDEAKAIFSRFGFVSLEQP from the coding sequence ATGAAAAAGTGGCTTAGTTTGATGGTAGCACTACTGGCTTCGTCGGGCGCTTCCGGCCAAGAAGAGGTCAGGGTGTACGCGGCATCGTCATTAACCAACGCCATTTCCGCCATCATCGAGAGCTATCCTGCGCCAGAAGGGGTTAAAATCACGCCTGTCTATGGAGGTTCTTCATCGTTAGCGCGTCAGCTAGCAAATGGAGCGCCAGGTGATATTTTTATCTCTGCCAACACAAAGTGGATGGACTACTTATCTCAGGAACAACGGATTTCGCGTGACGATGTCACTAATTTGTTGGGGAACCAGTTAGTGGTGATCACCCACAAAGACAATGACGTTACTCTAGATCTCCACTCTGCAGAGCAATGGCAGCAACTCTTGCGCGACGAGAGGCTGGCGATGGGCGATGCTAACTCAGTACCAGCGGGTATGTATGCACGTCAGATGTTCGAAAATTTGCACTTGTGGTCACAAATTGAAAAGCGGGTCGCCCCAAGTAAAAATGTCCGACTGGCACTTGCATTGGTTGAAAGGCGCGAAGCTCTACTGGGCGTGGTGTACCAAACAGATGCTTTGTTATCAGAGAAAATCAAAGTCGTGAACACGCCTGATCCCGCTTTATATGAGCCGATTATTTATCCTGCTGGTCTACTTTCAGATTCCAAACAAGCGAACGCATTTTACCAGTTTCTCTTTGACGATGAGGCGAAAGCCATCTTTAGTCGATTTGGTTTCGTTAGTCTGGAGCAACCGTGA
- the modB gene encoding molybdate ABC transporter permease subunit, whose amino-acid sequence MTDLEYQALLLSVKVGFYTVLWLLPFAIFFAWLLARKQFFGKTLLDSVIHLPLVLPPVVVGYILLVVMGRQGLLGAPLHQLLGISFSFNWKGVVLACWVVSLPLMVRAIRLSLENVDIKLEQAAATLGASPLKVFFTITLPLMTPGLITGITLAFARSLGEFGATISFVSNIPGETQTLPLAMFNFIETPGAEMQAARLCILSIVIALLSLFISEWLNRRAAARLGVKI is encoded by the coding sequence GTGACAGATTTAGAATATCAAGCACTGCTGCTCAGTGTGAAAGTCGGATTCTATACGGTGTTGTGGCTTTTGCCTTTTGCCATTTTTTTTGCTTGGCTGTTGGCTAGAAAGCAGTTTTTCGGCAAAACCTTACTAGACAGTGTGATTCATCTTCCGTTGGTGTTGCCTCCGGTTGTTGTTGGCTACATTTTGCTTGTTGTGATGGGAAGGCAGGGCCTTTTGGGCGCGCCGTTACACCAGCTTCTAGGTATCAGCTTTTCTTTCAATTGGAAGGGAGTAGTACTAGCGTGCTGGGTCGTCTCTTTACCTTTGATGGTAAGAGCCATTCGGCTGAGCTTGGAAAACGTGGACATTAAGTTAGAACAAGCGGCGGCCACCTTGGGGGCATCGCCCTTAAAAGTATTTTTTACTATTACGTTACCACTGATGACGCCGGGGTTAATCACCGGAATCACGCTTGCCTTTGCTCGAAGCTTAGGTGAATTTGGTGCCACCATCAGTTTTGTTTCCAATATCCCGGGTGAAACACAAACCCTACCTTTGGCCATGTTTAATTTCATCGAAACGCCAGGAGCGGAGATGCAAGCGGCCAGATTATGTATTCTCTCGATCGTGATTGCTTTACTCTCTCTTTTTATTTCTGAGTGGCTCAATCGCCGTGCTGCGGCGCGTTTGGGAGTCAAAATATGA
- the modC gene encoding molybdenum ABC transporter ATP-binding protein ModC: protein MNALTVRFRQRLGASELDINLTLPARGISAIFGRSGAGKTSIINAISGLTKPQSGRIELNGTCLFDSMQEIDLPTHKRKIGYVFQDARLFPHFSVEGNLRFGMKQDKPALFAEVVALLALEPLLKRYPASLSGGEKQRVAIGRALLSEPALLLMDEPLASLDIPRKKEVMPFLERLADHIEIPIIYVTHSLQEILRLASHIAVVDQGKIVASGKLEEIWSSQTLKPWFSFADQSSLFLAKVAEQHTSYALTRVQLAENVSIWIQKVDVCLGVEIRLQIRASDVSLTLVRPEQTSIRNVLPATITRIEKQHSPAGQASVNVELHLENDCHLWATITPWALDELQLSVGTQIFAQIKGVSVTQRDIALTH, encoded by the coding sequence ATGAATGCGTTAACCGTTCGATTTCGTCAACGCCTTGGAGCAAGCGAGTTGGATATCAACCTAACTTTGCCCGCGAGGGGTATCAGTGCCATCTTTGGCCGCTCTGGTGCAGGGAAAACCTCCATAATAAACGCCATCAGTGGCTTAACTAAACCGCAAAGTGGCCGGATAGAACTTAACGGCACATGCCTGTTCGATTCGATGCAAGAGATTGATCTGCCAACGCATAAGCGCAAGATTGGCTACGTATTCCAAGATGCTCGCCTCTTTCCTCATTTTAGCGTCGAGGGCAACTTGCGCTTCGGAATGAAGCAAGACAAACCTGCATTGTTTGCCGAAGTCGTCGCACTACTGGCCTTAGAGCCTTTGCTCAAGCGTTACCCGGCTTCGCTTTCTGGAGGCGAAAAACAGCGGGTGGCAATAGGCAGAGCGCTGCTCTCTGAACCTGCGCTGTTGCTGATGGATGAGCCTCTGGCGTCATTGGATATCCCAAGGAAAAAAGAAGTGATGCCTTTTTTAGAGAGATTGGCTGATCACATTGAAATCCCAATCATTTATGTGACTCACAGTTTGCAAGAAATCCTCAGGCTCGCAAGTCATATCGCGGTGGTCGATCAAGGTAAAATTGTCGCCAGCGGTAAATTGGAAGAAATTTGGTCGTCGCAAACATTAAAACCGTGGTTCTCTTTTGCAGATCAAAGCTCGCTTTTTCTCGCTAAAGTTGCTGAGCAGCATACAAGCTACGCCTTGACACGGGTTCAATTGGCAGAAAACGTCTCAATTTGGATCCAAAAAGTGGATGTTTGTCTAGGTGTGGAGATCCGCCTTCAGATTAGAGCGAGCGATGTTTCACTCACCCTGGTGCGTCCAGAGCAAACTTCCATTCGTAATGTGTTGCCTGCGACAATCACCCGCATCGAAAAGCAACATTCACCGGCTGGTCAAGCAAGTGTCAATGTCGAGCTGCACCTCGAGAATGACTGCCACTTATGGGCAACCATTACGCCTTGGGCTTTGGATGAGTTGCAGTTAAGCGTGGGCACCCAAATCTTTGCGCAAATTAAAGGAGTCAGCGTTACACAGCGTGATATCGCCTTGACGCATTGA
- a CDS encoding DUF3069 domain-containing protein: MSEANNTEKQPIDLSTISPELRQVIEFDQVPEAMYEMVTSIHEVSEETVREAWNSIPASAQNVLDNFEQFHALISVSQAFAGINVMEEFPTMKLPEGMSEEEKDNYRAQLLDHVLFNCVKDMVKQLKKARRDPILKRDFKDVFAK, translated from the coding sequence ATGTCAGAAGCAAATAACACAGAAAAGCAACCTATCGACTTATCGACTATTTCACCTGAGCTGCGTCAGGTTATTGAGTTTGATCAGGTTCCGGAAGCCATGTACGAGATGGTGACGTCTATTCACGAAGTGTCAGAAGAAACGGTTCGCGAAGCGTGGAATAGCATCCCTGCCAGCGCACAAAACGTATTGGATAATTTTGAGCAGTTTCATGCACTCATTTCTGTCAGCCAAGCCTTTGCTGGTATCAACGTGATGGAAGAGTTTCCAACCATGAAACTGCCAGAAGGCATGTCTGAAGAAGAAAAAGACAATTATCGTGCACAACTTCTTGATCACGTCTTGTTCAACTGCGTGAAAGATATGGTAAAACAGCTGAAAAAAGCGCGCCGCGATCCTATCTTAAAGCGCGATTTCAAAGATGTATTCGCCAAGTAA
- the tnpA gene encoding IS66 family insertion sequence element accessory protein TnpA, whose amino-acid sequence MAKRRTNQEWRTLFEHYESSQLSQRLFCERNGLSLSTFYAKRQQLKHCEKPNTVGFVKTEVVEKTTKYQATHVAVANMTLLVNDVELSIPQGTPATYLAELIGALS is encoded by the coding sequence ATGGCCAAACGACGCACTAACCAAGAATGGCGAACCCTGTTCGAACACTATGAATCCAGCCAGTTATCACAACGATTATTCTGTGAACGTAACGGACTGAGTCTCTCCACTTTTTACGCTAAGCGCCAACAGTTAAAGCACTGCGAAAAACCGAACACGGTTGGCTTTGTTAAAACAGAAGTCGTTGAAAAGACCACAAAGTATCAAGCCACTCACGTTGCCGTTGCCAATATGACCCTGCTCGTCAATGATGTTGAACTGAGCATCCCACAAGGCACGCCAGCGACCTATCTCGCAGAGCTTATCGGTGCGCTGTCATGA
- the tnpB gene encoding IS66 family insertion sequence element accessory protein TnpB (TnpB, as the term is used for proteins encoded by IS66 family insertion elements, is considered an accessory protein, since TnpC, encoded by a neighboring gene, is a DDE family transposase.) yields the protein MKRMLSAPEIYLYRESVDFRKSINGLAAIIESDTDLPLGSGALFLFTNKQRDKVKVLYWDKTGFALWYKRLEKAKYKWPSKEQNEVFTLTQFELDRLLSGFTIIGHKPIEINDFTMT from the coding sequence ATGAAACGTATGCTCAGTGCTCCCGAAATCTATCTCTATCGCGAAAGCGTCGATTTTAGAAAGTCCATCAACGGCCTCGCGGCGATTATCGAAAGTGACACCGACTTACCCTTGGGCAGTGGTGCGCTGTTCCTATTCACCAACAAACAGCGCGATAAAGTCAAAGTGTTGTACTGGGATAAAACAGGCTTCGCTCTTTGGTACAAGCGCCTCGAAAAAGCCAAGTACAAGTGGCCTTCCAAAGAGCAAAATGAGGTGTTTACCCTAACTCAATTCGAGCTTGATAGACTGCTTTCTGGCTTCACGATTATCGGCCATAAACCCATTGAAATAAACGATTTTACAATGACTTAA
- the tnpC gene encoding IS66 family transposase, translated as MKKTLNINPESQDVAELQAMVKVLMSEKNEWQQERQSLLEQLKLAFDRQFAKRSEALKPYNESQGDLFNEAECEAAKEEEVDVVTTTTTMKKRGKRQPLPKSLPREVIELDLDDDEKQCTCCQHHLHKIGEDRSEKLEFTPAVLKVLEYVRPKYACRQCEQTQDNSRIVQKPAPQSIIPKSFATESLLANIILGKYQYAMPLYRQESLFTQSGIELSRTTMARWIIQVSEKFAPLYAALKAHLLEQMVIQADETPLNVLKEDKQCYMWLYCSGADSPDAALPNVKNIVLYDYQNSRARSCPVAFLGDYDGYLQTDGYGVYDGLHRVTNVGCFAHARRKFMDAKKLQGKGKSGKADKALAKIQKLYGIESRLKGASAEKRKAERQEHAKPILDELYEWMTTQKVLESSPLGKAIKYTLGQWPKLIRYIDDGHLSIDNNRAERAIKPLVIGRKNWLFSTNPNGAEASAMLYSIVETAKANGLILYDYIVKCMQELAKAEPDIDALLPWNFKH; from the coding sequence ATGAAAAAGACGCTAAATATCAACCCAGAAAGCCAAGATGTTGCCGAGCTACAAGCGATGGTGAAAGTGCTGATGTCGGAGAAAAATGAGTGGCAACAAGAGCGTCAATCCCTACTTGAACAGCTCAAGCTTGCCTTCGACCGTCAGTTCGCTAAACGCTCAGAGGCGTTAAAGCCTTACAATGAATCCCAAGGTGACCTCTTCAACGAAGCGGAGTGTGAAGCTGCTAAGGAAGAAGAGGTTGATGTTGTCACAACGACCACCACAATGAAGAAACGCGGCAAACGTCAGCCCCTGCCAAAGAGCTTGCCTCGTGAGGTTATCGAACTTGATTTAGACGACGATGAAAAGCAGTGCACTTGCTGCCAACATCACCTGCATAAAATCGGTGAAGACCGTAGCGAGAAACTTGAGTTCACGCCAGCGGTACTCAAAGTGTTGGAATATGTTCGTCCTAAATATGCTTGCCGCCAATGCGAGCAAACTCAGGACAACAGCCGCATCGTTCAAAAGCCAGCGCCGCAAAGTATTATCCCTAAAAGCTTCGCTACAGAAAGCTTGTTGGCCAATATCATCCTCGGCAAATACCAATACGCGATGCCACTTTATCGACAAGAGTCGTTGTTTACCCAGTCGGGTATCGAACTCTCGCGCACCACCATGGCAAGGTGGATTATCCAAGTCAGTGAGAAGTTCGCTCCACTTTATGCGGCCTTGAAAGCGCACCTACTTGAGCAAATGGTGATTCAGGCGGATGAAACGCCGCTCAATGTCCTCAAAGAAGATAAACAGTGTTACATGTGGCTCTACTGCTCGGGCGCGGACTCGCCAGATGCCGCACTGCCCAATGTAAAAAATATCGTCTTGTATGACTATCAAAACAGTCGCGCGAGGTCGTGCCCTGTTGCCTTCTTGGGCGACTATGATGGGTATCTGCAAACCGATGGCTATGGTGTTTATGATGGGCTTCATCGAGTCACCAATGTCGGTTGCTTTGCGCATGCTCGGCGCAAGTTCATGGACGCGAAAAAGCTTCAAGGCAAAGGTAAGTCAGGCAAAGCGGATAAAGCGCTGGCCAAAATCCAGAAACTCTATGGGATAGAATCCCGCTTAAAAGGTGCCAGTGCCGAAAAACGGAAAGCAGAGCGCCAAGAGCATGCTAAGCCGATACTGGATGAGCTTTATGAATGGATGACAACTCAGAAAGTGCTTGAGTCTAGCCCGCTGGGTAAAGCGATAAAATACACGCTCGGTCAGTGGCCGAAGCTCATTCGCTATATCGATGACGGTCACTTATCGATAGACAATAACCGTGCTGAACGCGCAATAAAACCGCTGGTTATTGGGAGAAAGAACTGGCTCTTCTCGACCAATCCCAATGGAGCGGAAGCGAGCGCGATGCTTTACAGTATCGTCGAGACAGCGAAAGCCAACGGCCTTATCCTTTACGACTACATAGTCAAGTGCATGCAGGAGTTAGCGAAAGCAGAACCAGATATCGATGCACTCCTGCCTTGGAACTTCAAACACTAA
- a CDS encoding diguanylate cyclase domain-containing protein, whose product MGRIRNIKALFNRSGECVGRYGGEEFVVVLDGVDHQHALHAAERVQGMMNRLAYCHNYSDVAHFVTLSQGVFTFIPQGNGEIEWIYKQADHALYQAKLAGRNQYVSAESCTAI is encoded by the coding sequence ATGGGGCGGATACGAAACATCAAAGCGCTCTTTAATCGTTCGGGCGAGTGTGTTGGTCGCTATGGGGGAGAGGAGTTCGTCGTTGTGCTTGACGGAGTTGATCATCAGCATGCATTACACGCAGCAGAAAGAGTGCAAGGCATGATGAATCGTCTCGCTTATTGTCATAATTATTCAGATGTTGCTCATTTTGTGACATTGTCACAAGGAGTATTTACCTTTATACCGCAAGGCAACGGAGAGATAGAATGGATTTATAAGCAAGCTGACCACGCCCTTTATCAAGCAAAGTTAGCAGGTCGGAATCAATATGTCTCTGCTGAATCTTGCACCGCGATTTAA
- a CDS encoding GGDEF domain-containing protein, whose product MALPFVTSAQFRMIFPLFLLGIIFFGMDNIILVTQANWGLAANLPYFFLITAFLLCSVFKQGRIAMISMAMLMAYFVIQNRLQIPLSSGSALIELSLLAFLLPSACFIVYLFNATGMHHRSIAVYLSVLATLLLWSYVSLDYFNEAGVEQWGKGILFSIPYVSKLPFVLVAYSVGVVLSTAILVLMHNRPIEVVIYSCLLFASVTFIFFDVKYISSTMFSLAGILLIIYVISASHELAFIDVLTQIPGRRALEMDLKHLGRKFAIAMIDVDHFKKFNDTYGHDTGDDVLKLVGSRLLNINGGARVYRYGGEEFVVVFKGKTAREVEEYLDDIRADIESYKLVIRDDKTRPDNHNDGKRRRGNANDKPKTVNVTVSIGLSDSRTSKDPDAIRTLADEALYQAKKAGRNQVKMKLE is encoded by the coding sequence ATGGCATTACCGTTCGTTACCTCTGCACAATTCAGAATGATTTTCCCCTTATTTTTACTTGGGATCATCTTTTTTGGTATGGACAACATCATTTTAGTTACACAAGCCAATTGGGGACTGGCCGCAAACTTACCCTACTTCTTTCTCATTACCGCTTTTTTGCTCTGTAGTGTGTTTAAACAAGGTAGAATCGCCATGATATCAATGGCGATGCTGATGGCATACTTTGTGATTCAGAATCGACTTCAGATTCCCCTTTCATCCGGTTCCGCACTGATCGAATTATCTCTGCTCGCTTTTCTATTACCGAGTGCGTGTTTTATTGTCTACCTGTTTAATGCGACCGGTATGCACCATCGCTCAATCGCGGTTTATCTCTCAGTACTCGCCACCTTATTGCTTTGGTCGTATGTGTCTCTCGATTACTTCAACGAAGCTGGTGTTGAACAGTGGGGAAAAGGCATTTTGTTCTCGATTCCTTATGTGTCGAAACTCCCTTTCGTACTGGTTGCCTACAGTGTTGGTGTGGTTCTTAGTACCGCTATTCTCGTGCTGATGCACAACCGCCCAATCGAAGTCGTGATCTACTCTTGCCTATTATTTGCGTCTGTGACTTTTATCTTTTTTGATGTGAAATACATTTCTAGTACCATGTTTTCACTCGCAGGTATCTTGTTGATCATCTACGTTATTTCTGCCAGCCATGAGCTCGCGTTTATTGATGTCCTCACTCAGATTCCTGGCCGACGTGCTTTAGAAATGGACTTAAAGCATTTGGGAAGAAAATTTGCTATCGCCATGATTGATGTTGATCACTTTAAAAAGTTTAACGACACCTATGGACACGATACTGGCGACGATGTTCTGAAGTTAGTTGGCTCACGTCTACTCAACATCAATGGTGGTGCAAGAGTCTATCGCTACGGCGGTGAAGAGTTTGTGGTGGTGTTTAAAGGCAAAACTGCTCGTGAGGTTGAAGAGTATCTCGACGATATTCGCGCTGATATTGAAAGCTACAAGTTAGTGATTCGAGATGATAAAACTCGTCCTGACAATCACAATGATGGCAAAAGACGCCGTGGAAATGCGAATGATAAACCCAAAACCGTCAATGTAACGGTGAGTATTGGTTTATCCGACAGCAGAACCTCTAAAGATCCCGATGCCATTCGCACGTTGGCTGATGAGGCCCTCTATCAAGCGAAAAAGGCGGGCCGCAACCAAGTCAAAATGAAGTTAGAGTGA
- a CDS encoding late competence development ComFB family protein has translation MQISVDVHNYMETLVGQVLAREEYTQEFTSEQLADLACLALVQLKPVYIRHDIDFLSALPEARLVQFKRNSEIAVKNAESMIIDDRRKNRSFDDVPVVFSHVNYDDDATLEWFEKPILPTHKTHK, from the coding sequence ATGCAAATTAGTGTAGATGTACATAACTACATGGAAACTTTAGTGGGTCAGGTACTCGCTCGAGAAGAATATACACAGGAGTTCACATCCGAACAATTGGCCGATTTGGCGTGTCTGGCGCTTGTGCAACTGAAACCCGTCTATATCAGGCATGATATTGATTTTTTGTCGGCATTACCGGAAGCACGACTGGTGCAATTTAAAAGAAATAGTGAAATTGCGGTAAAAAATGCAGAAAGCATGATCATTGACGATCGAAGAAAAAATCGCAGTTTCGATGATGTACCCGTGGTCTTTTCGCACGTCAATTATGACGATGACGCTACATTAGAATGGTTTGAGAAACCAATTTTGCCAACACATAAGACACATAAATAA
- a CDS encoding HlyU family transcriptional regulator has translation MGFFSRLFGLETKPIKQQQVEPIEYKGYLIYPESKAEGGQFRVSGRITKEVKGDLKTHHFIRSDLLSSESDANELMIKKSQMFIEQMKDDIFS, from the coding sequence ATGGGATTTTTTTCGCGTCTGTTCGGTTTAGAAACGAAGCCGATTAAGCAGCAACAAGTTGAACCTATTGAATACAAGGGGTATTTGATATACCCAGAGAGCAAAGCTGAAGGAGGACAGTTTCGAGTCTCCGGACGTATCACTAAGGAGGTCAAAGGTGACTTAAAAACCCACCATTTTATACGCTCTGATCTCCTATCATCTGAAAGCGATGCCAACGAACTGATGATTAAAAAATCGCAGATGTTTATCGAACAAATGAAAGACGACATATTTAGCTAA